The following proteins come from a genomic window of Aequorivita marisscotiae:
- the pth gene encoding aminoacyl-tRNA hydrolase yields the protein MFSFFNKLFSAKTVKVISEEKDPMKKFLIVGLGNIGPKYANTRHNIGFKILDFYAEQNSLTWQTAKLGDVTSHKVKGRTFIFLKPSTYMNLSGKAVNYWLEKEKIPLENLLVITDDLNLSFGTIRIKTKGSDGGHNGLKDIQNTLQTTNYNRFRFGISDAFSKGRQVDYVLGEWEMEEEKNMPERLKISCNIIESFALAGMNITMNTFNGK from the coding sequence ATGTTTTCATTTTTTAATAAGCTGTTTTCTGCAAAAACGGTCAAGGTTATTTCAGAAGAAAAAGATCCAATGAAAAAATTTCTTATAGTAGGACTTGGAAATATAGGTCCAAAATATGCGAATACCCGTCATAATATTGGTTTTAAAATTCTAGATTTTTATGCCGAACAAAACTCACTTACGTGGCAAACAGCCAAATTGGGTGATGTTACTTCGCATAAAGTAAAGGGCAGAACTTTTATTTTTCTCAAACCCAGTACGTATATGAATTTAAGCGGAAAGGCTGTAAATTACTGGCTGGAAAAAGAAAAAATTCCGTTGGAAAATTTACTTGTAATTACAGACGATTTAAATTTGTCTTTCGGTACAATTCGAATAAAAACTAAAGGTAGCGATGGTGGTCACAATGGGTTAAAGGATATACAAAATACCCTGCAAACCACAAATTACAATAGATTCCGATTTGGAATAAGCGACGCTTTTTCAAAAGGACGGCAAGTAGATTACGTCTTGGGTGAGTGGGAAATGGAGGAAGAAAAAAACATGCCCGAACGTTTAAAAATATCTTGTAATATTATTGAATCTTTCGCGCTTGCGGGAATGAACATTACTATGAATACATTTAACGGTAAATAA
- a CDS encoding bifunctional riboflavin kinase/FAD synthetase: MKKFSAASTYKNDRQSVVTIGAFDGVHIGHNAILKRLVATAKNENLDATVLTFFPHPRMVLQQNLNIKLLNTIEERTQLLENTGLNNLVIHPFTHAFSRLTALEYVRDILVNSLKAKIIIIGYDHRFGRNRNADIEDLKEYGKTYNFEVVEISAKEIDDVAVSSTKIRRALDHGDIETANTYLGYNFMITGEVIKGKAIGRTINYPTANLKLAEKYKLVPKNGVYIIQSIIDGTRYFGITSIGTNPTVGGKEKTIETHFLDFNQDLYGTQITIEFLKFIRDEATFDSLELLRQEILKDENFAKAYLKQRE, encoded by the coding sequence TTGAAGAAATTTTCGGCAGCTTCCACCTATAAAAATGACCGCCAAAGTGTGGTTACCATTGGCGCTTTTGACGGGGTCCATATTGGCCATAACGCTATTTTAAAACGACTTGTAGCAACTGCCAAAAATGAAAATCTGGATGCTACCGTGCTCACATTTTTTCCGCACCCGCGAATGGTATTACAGCAAAATTTAAATATCAAACTGCTAAACACTATTGAAGAACGCACGCAACTGCTAGAAAATACGGGGTTAAATAATTTAGTAATACATCCGTTTACGCATGCATTTTCGCGGTTAACAGCTCTGGAATATGTACGCGATATTTTAGTGAATAGCTTAAAGGCGAAAATAATAATTATTGGTTATGACCATCGTTTTGGCAGAAATAGAAATGCCGATATTGAAGATTTAAAAGAATACGGAAAAACGTATAATTTTGAAGTAGTAGAAATCTCGGCAAAGGAAATTGACGATGTAGCGGTTAGTTCCACAAAAATTAGAAGGGCTTTAGACCACGGCGACATTGAAACAGCTAATACCTATTTGGGTTATAATTTTATGATTACTGGCGAAGTAATTAAAGGAAAGGCCATAGGCCGAACCATAAACTATCCTACGGCAAATTTAAAATTGGCCGAAAAGTACAAATTGGTTCCAAAAAACGGCGTTTATATAATACAATCAATAATTGATGGTACGAGGTATTTTGGAATTACAAGTATAGGTACAAACCCAACCGTTGGCGGAAAGGAGAAAACTATTGAAACACATTTTCTCGATTTTAACCAAGATTTATACGGAACCCAAATTACTATTGAATTTTTAAAATTTATTCGCGACGAAGCAACTTTTGATTCTTTGGAATTGCTTCGACAGGAAATTTTAAAAGATGAAAATTTCGCAAAAGCATATTTAAAGCAACGTGAATAA
- a CDS encoding HTTM domain-containing protein translates to MNKFLFRQIDNIGLVLFRAVFGFLIATEAFGAIFTGWLRRTLVEPPFTFNFIGFDFLQYLQGDFMYYYFVVMGIFGIFVMLGYKYRFSMIAYAIMWTAVYLMQKSSYNNHYYLMMLLCWIMALLPANRWFSLDAKINPELKNPAMPRWVLLVLIFQVWIVYTYASVAKFYPDWLDASMAALLMEGRKHYWLIGSLLQENWVHWAIAYTGILFDLLIVPLMLWKRTRVIGFVISVFFHLFNSIVFQIGIFPYMSIAFALFFFSPQILQKRFLPKKELYIGNDVVVPKYKNLLLGAFSIYFAFQLALPLRHWFFKDDVLWTEEGHRLSWRMMLRAKSGSLTVYVADKKDGAKEFYNYSVLLGRKQQGSVATKPDIMWQLAQKIKAIEAEKGRDVAVYMEAKVRVNRGKFYPFTNPEIDLAAEKWHPFKHSEWILPSPKDLHRPLKD, encoded by the coding sequence GTGAATAAATTTCTGTTTAGGCAAATAGACAATATAGGGCTTGTTCTTTTTAGGGCGGTATTTGGCTTTTTGATTGCTACAGAGGCTTTTGGTGCAATTTTTACGGGCTGGTTACGCCGCACCCTCGTAGAGCCACCCTTTACTTTTAATTTTATAGGTTTCGACTTTTTGCAGTATTTGCAAGGAGATTTTATGTACTATTATTTTGTGGTCATGGGCATCTTTGGCATTTTTGTGATGCTTGGATACAAATATCGCTTTAGCATGATTGCGTATGCTATTATGTGGACTGCCGTGTATTTAATGCAGAAATCTAGCTACAACAATCATTATTATTTAATGATGTTACTGTGTTGGATTATGGCTCTGTTACCGGCCAATCGCTGGTTTTCCTTGGATGCTAAAATAAATCCCGAACTCAAAAATCCGGCTATGCCCCGATGGGTGCTTTTGGTGTTAATTTTTCAGGTTTGGATTGTTTACACGTACGCCTCGGTGGCAAAATTTTATCCAGATTGGCTCGACGCCTCTATGGCGGCACTATTAATGGAAGGCCGCAAACACTATTGGTTAATTGGCAGTTTGCTACAGGAAAACTGGGTGCATTGGGCCATTGCCTATACGGGTATTTTATTCGATTTGTTAATTGTGCCCTTAATGCTTTGGAAGCGCACTCGCGTAATTGGTTTTGTGATTTCCGTATTTTTTCATTTGTTTAATTCTATTGTTTTTCAAATTGGCATTTTTCCATATATGTCAATCGCCTTTGCGCTTTTTTTCTTTTCTCCACAAATTCTTCAAAAACGCTTTCTTCCAAAGAAAGAACTTTATATTGGCAACGATGTGGTTGTTCCGAAGTATAAAAATTTACTCCTTGGAGCGTTTTCAATTTATTTTGCATTTCAACTGGCACTTCCACTGCGGCATTGGTTTTTTAAAGACGATGTGCTATGGACCGAAGAAGGCCACCGTTTAAGTTGGCGAATGATGCTCCGTGCAAAAAGCGGTTCGTTAACGGTTTATGTTGCCGACAAAAAAGACGGCGCAAAAGAATTTTACAATTACAGTGTATTATTAGGTCGCAAGCAACAAGGTTCCGTTGCTACTAAGCCAGATATTATGTGGCAGCTCGCACAAAAAATTAAAGCCATTGAAGCAGAAAAAGGTCGTGATGTTGCTGTTTACATGGAAGCAAAGGTGCGGGTTAACCGCGGAAAATTCTATCCTTTTACCAATCCTGAAATAGATCTGGCAGCCGAGAAGTGGCATCCCTTTAAACACAGCGAGTGGATCTTGCCATCGCCCAAAGATTTGCACCGCCCTTTAAAAGATTAA
- a CDS encoding 3D domain-containing protein, translated as MTSLTVTATAYNAVEHQTKKGNSRRAAWGDLLEDGIKSVAVSRDLIAMGLDHNEEIQIEGLEGIYIVKDKMNGRWRRKIDIFMGLDEQAAKQFGKREVKIYFNKKDKPTDKFSIQAK; from the coding sequence ATGACGTCCTTAACCGTTACCGCAACGGCCTACAATGCAGTAGAACATCAAACTAAAAAGGGGAATAGCCGCAGAGCTGCTTGGGGCGATTTATTGGAAGATGGTATAAAATCCGTTGCTGTATCGCGAGACTTAATTGCGATGGGGCTAGACCACAACGAGGAAATACAAATTGAGGGATTGGAAGGCATCTATATTGTAAAAGATAAGATGAATGGTCGCTGGCGAAGGAAAATAGATATTTTTATGGGGCTGGATGAACAGGCTGCAAAACAATTTGGCAAGCGCGAAGTAAAAATTTATTTCAACAAAAAAGATAAGCCCACCGATAAATTTTCAATACAAGCCAAATAA
- the serS gene encoding serine--tRNA ligase — protein sequence MLQVTDIRENKEKYSKALAKRGINADSTLEEVLKADEERRASQAQLDEVLAQSNSYSKEIGKLFKSGEVQKANELKEKTVELKEASKQLNEQMLAAADKLQQLLYTLPNIPNDLVPAGTDENDNEEVLKVGEIPKLIDGAMPHWELAKKYDLIDFELGVKVTGAGFPVYKGKGARLQRALITYFLDKNISAGYTEFQVPLLVNEASGYGTGQLPDKEGQMYHVGVDDLYLIPTAEVPITNMFRGELLNNADLPITCTGYTPCFRREAGSYGAHVRGLNRLHQFDKVEIVRIEHPENSYKALDGMVEHVKDILGELKLPYRILRLCGGDLGFTSALTYDFEVFSTAQDRWLEISSVSNFETFQANRLKLRFKDTDGKNKLVHTLNGSALALPRVLAGILENYQTADGIKVPEVLVPYCGFDFID from the coding sequence ATGCTACAAGTAACCGACATCCGTGAAAACAAAGAAAAATACAGTAAAGCCTTAGCCAAACGCGGCATAAACGCTGATTCTACTTTGGAAGAAGTTTTAAAAGCAGATGAAGAACGTCGCGCTTCTCAGGCACAATTAGATGAAGTTTTGGCGCAGAGCAATTCCTATTCAAAGGAAATTGGGAAACTTTTTAAATCCGGAGAAGTTCAAAAAGCAAACGAGTTAAAGGAAAAAACAGTTGAATTAAAAGAAGCATCTAAACAACTAAATGAGCAAATGCTTGCTGCTGCCGACAAATTGCAGCAATTGCTTTACACACTTCCTAACATTCCGAATGATTTGGTGCCTGCCGGAACCGACGAAAATGATAATGAGGAAGTTTTAAAAGTTGGTGAAATTCCCAAACTTATTGATGGCGCTATGCCGCATTGGGAGCTAGCTAAAAAATACGACCTCATAGATTTTGAATTAGGTGTAAAGGTTACGGGAGCTGGATTTCCGGTTTATAAAGGAAAAGGCGCAAGATTGCAACGCGCACTTATTACGTATTTTTTAGATAAAAATATCTCCGCTGGCTATACCGAATTTCAGGTGCCACTTTTGGTAAATGAAGCTTCGGGTTACGGAACAGGACAATTGCCTGATAAAGAAGGGCAAATGTACCATGTGGGAGTTGATGATCTTTACTTGATTCCAACTGCTGAGGTTCCTATTACAAATATGTTTCGGGGCGAATTGTTAAACAACGCCGATCTGCCTATTACTTGCACCGGATACACACCCTGTTTTAGAAGAGAAGCTGGTAGTTATGGCGCGCATGTTCGCGGACTTAACCGTTTGCATCAATTTGACAAAGTGGAAATAGTTCGTATTGAGCATCCCGAAAATTCTTACAAAGCGCTGGACGGCATGGTAGAACATGTTAAAGATATTTTAGGCGAATTAAAATTGCCGTACCGAATTCTGCGTCTTTGCGGGGGCGATTTAGGTTTTACTTCGGCGTTAACCTATGATTTTGAAGTGTTTTCAACAGCGCAGGATCGTTGGTTGGAAATTTCTTCAGTATCAAATTTTGAGACTTTTCAAGCCAATCGGTTAAAACTTCGCTTTAAAGATACAGACGGGAAAAATAAACTTGTGCACACCTTAAACGGAAGTGCCTTAGCACTACCAAGAGTTTTAGCGGGAATATTGGAAAACTACCAAACTGCAGACGGTATTAAAGTGCCGGAAGTGTTGGTGCCCTATTGCGGCTTCGATTTTATAGACTAA
- a CDS encoding inorganic phosphate transporter codes for MENLYLLMIVALVALAIADLVVGVSNDAVNFLNSAVGSKAIPYKYIMIIASLGIFIGAVFSSGMMEVARKGIFVPSEFYFDEIMIIFMAVMITDILLLDFFNTIGLPTSTTVSIVFELLGAAVIMALIKISHTDGETFSALTKYINTEKAVEIIIGIILSVVIAFTIGAIVQYLSRLIFTFHIEQKMKYFGAIFGGLALTAISYFIFMKGLKGTPFYGSFKGIVDNNTLFLVGSSFVVWTIFSQLFMMIFKKSILIIVIAVGSFSLALAFAGNDLVNFIGVPMAAYHSYIDWSASGVAATQYSMASLENAVPAEPYLLFAAGAIMVLTLWFSKKARTVSDTEIDLARQGEGHEKFSPNMLSRFLVKSSTQVATYFEFVLPKSLQEKIDKRFEKPVIDLPKHKTYELPAFDMIRASINLVVAGILIASATSMKLPLSTTYVTFMVAMGTSLADRAWGRESAVYRVAGVLNVIGGWFFTAFVAFAAAGTLTYLIYIGRGAMIAVLLLLAILLLVRNYVSHKNKVKLKMDKSGLKKTESKTVQGIIQESAENISNVVSRSNKIYTDMLRGLAKQDTKKLKKSKKGVKKLNDEVEELRDNIFYFIKNLDDTSVRGSNFYIVILGYLTDVVQSLEFISKASYKHVNNNHKALRFNQIKDLQEIDRHLEQFLNEIEDIFNKKEFERIGSVIENKDEIFESLSNKIEKQIARTRTEESSPKNTTLYFSLLLETKDLVKALMSLMEEYYNSYKKK; via the coding sequence ATGGAAAATCTATATTTATTAATGATAGTTGCACTGGTGGCCTTGGCCATAGCAGATTTGGTTGTGGGCGTTAGCAACGACGCAGTAAATTTCCTAAACTCTGCGGTAGGCTCCAAAGCAATCCCTTACAAATACATCATGATTATTGCCAGTTTGGGTATTTTTATAGGAGCCGTTTTTTCCAGCGGAATGATGGAGGTAGCCCGAAAGGGCATCTTTGTTCCCAGCGAATTTTACTTCGATGAAATTATGATAATTTTTATGGCGGTAATGATAACCGATATCTTACTGCTTGACTTTTTCAATACTATTGGCTTACCTACTTCTACTACTGTATCTATAGTTTTTGAACTTTTAGGTGCCGCCGTAATTATGGCATTAATAAAAATTAGCCACACCGATGGCGAAACATTTTCGGCACTAACTAAATATATAAATACCGAAAAAGCAGTTGAAATTATTATAGGAATTATTCTCTCGGTCGTCATCGCCTTTACAATTGGGGCCATTGTACAATATCTGTCCCGACTTATTTTCACCTTTCATATTGAGCAAAAGATGAAATATTTCGGCGCTATTTTTGGCGGGCTTGCGCTTACTGCAATAAGTTATTTCATATTCATGAAAGGATTAAAAGGCACCCCATTCTACGGTAGCTTTAAGGGAATTGTAGATAACAACACCTTATTTTTAGTAGGAAGTAGTTTTGTTGTGTGGACAATATTTTCGCAATTGTTTATGATGATCTTTAAAAAGAGCATTTTAATAATAGTAATTGCAGTGGGAAGTTTTAGTTTGGCACTGGCCTTTGCCGGAAACGACTTGGTGAATTTTATAGGTGTGCCAATGGCAGCCTATCACAGTTATATAGACTGGTCTGCCTCTGGTGTTGCCGCAACCCAATACAGTATGGCTAGCCTCGAAAACGCAGTGCCCGCCGAGCCCTACTTACTCTTTGCAGCAGGAGCTATTATGGTACTTACATTGTGGTTTTCTAAAAAAGCAAGAACCGTGTCTGATACAGAAATAGATTTAGCGCGTCAAGGCGAAGGCCACGAAAAGTTCAGCCCAAATATGCTGTCTCGTTTTCTGGTAAAATCCAGCACACAAGTAGCAACGTATTTTGAGTTTGTTCTTCCAAAATCGCTCCAAGAGAAAATAGACAAACGTTTTGAAAAGCCGGTTATTGATCTTCCAAAACACAAAACATACGAGCTACCCGCTTTTGATATGATTAGAGCTTCCATAAACCTCGTAGTAGCAGGTATATTAATTGCTTCGGCAACTTCTATGAAATTGCCGCTTTCTACCACATATGTTACGTTTATGGTAGCCATGGGTACGTCTTTAGCCGATAGAGCTTGGGGCCGGGAAAGTGCCGTTTACAGAGTGGCGGGCGTACTTAATGTAATTGGCGGATGGTTCTTTACAGCTTTTGTAGCCTTTGCAGCTGCCGGTACTCTAACCTATTTAATTTACATAGGAAGAGGCGCAATGATAGCTGTGCTTTTATTGTTAGCAATTTTATTATTGGTTAGAAATTATGTTTCGCATAAAAATAAAGTTAAGCTAAAAATGGATAAAAGCGGTTTAAAGAAAACCGAAAGTAAAACCGTACAAGGTATTATTCAGGAAAGTGCTGAAAATATTAGCAATGTAGTTTCACGATCAAATAAAATATATACCGACATGCTCCGTGGTCTTGCAAAACAGGATACCAAAAAATTAAAAAAGAGCAAAAAAGGAGTTAAAAAACTGAACGATGAAGTTGAAGAACTGCGCGATAATATTTTCTATTTTATTAAAAATCTTGATGATACCAGTGTTCGCGGAAGCAACTTCTACATTGTAATTCTGGGGTATTTAACAGATGTAGTGCAATCGTTGGAATTTATTTCAAAAGCTAGTTATAAGCATGTAAACAACAATCACAAGGCACTTCGATTTAATCAAATTAAAGATTTACAGGAAATAGACAGGCACTTGGAACAATTCCTTAATGAAATTGAAGACATATTCAATAAAAAAGAATTTGAACGAATTGGAAGTGTAATTGAAAATAAGGATGAAATCTTTGAAAGCCTTTCCAATAAAATTGAAAAGCAAATAGCCCGTACGCGAACCGAAGAATCCAGTCCTAAAAATACCACATTGTATTTTAGCCTGTTGTTGGAAACTAAAGATTTAGTGAAAGCGTTGATGAGTTTAATGGAGGAATATTACAACAGTTATAAAAAGAAATAG